A portion of the Coturnix japonica isolate 7356 chromosome 4, Coturnix japonica 2.1, whole genome shotgun sequence genome contains these proteins:
- the PPP1R3B gene encoding protein phosphatase 1 regulatory subunit 3B → MRCVSVIDYFPHKQAMAVDVAMQLYLCSSPLRRERCACKIAPKPNKPLRPCIQLNSKAVLTGPEEAENSFTHNKVKKKVSFADSRGFALTMVKVFSEFDDPLDIPFNITELIDNIVSLTTVERDSFVLDFVQPSADYLDFRNRLQTDCVCLENCMLKERSVVGTVKVRNLAFEKSVRIRMTFDTWKNFVDFPCQYVKDTYGGSDRDTFSFDISLPDGIQSHERVEFAVSFECNGKVYWDSNRGTNYRIIRSELKSAQEALRPPCSPDFSSAFDQFGSPRCAYGLFAEWPSYSGYEKLGPYY, encoded by the coding sequence TGTAATAGACTATTTTCCTCACAAACAAGCAATGGCTGTGGATGTAGCAATGCAGCTGTACCTGTGCTCCTCACCCTTGCGAAGAGAGAGGTGTGCCTGCAAAATTGCCCCAAAGCCAAACAAGCCATTGCGGCCGTGCATCCAGCTGAACAGCAAGGCAGTACTGACTGGAccagaagaggcagaaaactCCTTCACACACAACAAGGTGAAGAAGAAGGTGTCGTTTGCGGATAGCAGAGGCTTTGCTCTGACAATGGTGAAGGTGTTCTCAGAGTTCGATGATCCTCTAGATATTCCTTTCAACATCACCGAGCTGATCGACAACATTGTGAGTCTGACAACAGTAGAGAGGGACAGCTTTGTCCTGGACTTTGTCCAGCCCTCTGCAGActacctggacttcagaaaCCGTCTTCAGACAGACTGCGTGTGCCTTGAAAACTGTATGTTAAAGGAGCGCTCTGTTGTGGGCACAGTGAAAGTGAGGAATCTGGCTTTTGAAAAGTCCGTGAGGATCAGGATGACATTTGACACCTGGAAAAACTTTGTAGATTTCCCGTGCCAATATGTCAAGGATACGTACGGAGGATCAGATCGGGACACTTTTTCTTTCGACATCAGCTTGCCCGATGGAATTCAATCCCATGAAAGAGTTGAGTTTGCCGTCTCCTTTGAGTGCAATGGCAAGGTGTACTGGGACAGCAACAGGGGCacaaattacagaatcatacGCTCAGAACTGAAGTCTGCCCAGGAAGCCCTCCGCCCCCCGTGCAGCCCAGACTTCAGCAGTGCCTTTGACCAGTTTGGGAGTCCTCGGTGCGCCTATGGTCTGTTTGCCGAGTGGCCAAGCTATTCAGGATACGAAAAGCTAGGGCCCTATTACTGA